A single Polyodon spathula isolate WHYD16114869_AA chromosome 6, ASM1765450v1, whole genome shotgun sequence DNA region contains:
- the gnpat gene encoding dihydroxyacetone phosphate acyltransferase isoform X1 → MASKTLYSEPRLKKRDDFEDILEERRNSSDVRYALKCYTPLLYKGITPCKASMLKTTVLKSDHVHYVIQQLSKEMGESPDIIKEEAAEILEEMAQSLHLGIIRFFAFTLSKTFKKLFQRVKVNEEGIQRLQQAIQEHPVVLLPSHRSYIDFLMMSYILYTYDLSLPVIASGMDFLGMKIVGEMLRMSGAFFMRRSFGGDRLYWAVFSEYVKTILRIGYAPVEFFLEGTRSRTCKSLTPKLGLLNIVTEPFLKGEVFDVSLVPISISYERILEESLYAHELLGVPKPKETTSGLLKARKMLSDDFGSIHIYFGHPVSLRSLAKEKINRSDFNLVPRHIPRKPTEDIQAFVNDTGYRMVHLQQENMVVSPWVLIATILMQDLPGVDSDYLIEKTSWLRSLALLFGAFLDWPGHVPTSKVVTSSVALHHNIVRSVNGRVVLIDEEKPNDNSPDDLVFKKAVTVLMCASYRNQIMHVFIRPALVAAAIHIACNSRKEEVFNNFSFLRELFANEFIFCPGNAVQDFEDGCYLLVKSDAVQILKQDFVVTETGQSTISFLVAMLRPFLEGYQVVCKYLSEEVTAGFTEKQYVPAVRVFAVKMIISGSLKSYDVLSSDLQKNCLAALLRLNVLRKTKLADQITIKVNKAAVTRLVDTLDGKTPVQKAALARL, encoded by the exons ATGGCATCTAAAACCCTGTATTCG GAGCCAAGGTTAAAGAAGAGAGATGATTTTGAAGATATCTTGGAAGAAAGAAGGAACTCCAGTGACGTGAGATATGCCCTGAAATGTTATACGCCATTGCTGTACAAGGGAATCACACCTTGTAAAGCAAGCATGCTCAAAACTACTGTTCTCAAGTCAGACCATGTACACTATGTTATTCAGCAG TTGTCAAAGGAGATGGGGGAATCCCCAGATATCATCAAAGAAGAAGCAGCTGAAATCCTGGAAGAGATGGCGCAAAGTCTTCACCTCGGTATCATCCGATTCTTTGCATTCACATTAAGCAAAACCTTTAAAAAACTCTTTCAGAGAGTGAAAGTCAATGAAGAAGGCATTCAAAGA TTACAACAAGCTATTCAGGAGCATCCAGTGGTCTTGCTTCCCAGTCACCGCAGTTACATAGACTTCCTCATGATGTCCTATATTCTCTATACCTATGACCTTTCCTTGCCCGTTATTGCTTCTGGAATGG ACTTCCTGGGAATGAAGATAGTAGGTGAGATGTTACGCATGTCAGGAGCCTTTTTCATGCGTCGTTCATTTGGTGGAGACAGACTCTATTGGGCTGTCTTTTCCGAATATGTGAAAACCATATTAAGg ATCGGTTATGCTCCAGTTGAGTTCTTTTTGGAAGGAACTCGAAGTCGCACTTGTAAGTCACTGACCCCCAAGTTAG gtctACTTAATATTGTGACGGAGCCATTTTTAAAAGGGGAGGTTTTTGATGTCAGCCTTGTTCCAATCAGTATTAGCTATGAAAGGATACTGGAAGAATCCTTGTATGCACATGAGCTTCTGGGAGTCCCTAAACCAAAAGAGACTACCTCA ggtcTTTTAAAAGCCAGAAAAATGCTCAGTGATGATTTTGGCAGCATACACATATACTTTGGGCATCCTGTATCCCTCCGAAGTTTGGCAAAGGAAAAGATAAATCGTTCTGATTTCAACTTGGTTCCCAG ACATATTCCAAGAAAACCAACAGAAGACATCCAAGCCTTTGTCAACGATACAGGCTACAGGATGGTGCATCTTCAGCAAGAAAACATGGTTGTCAGTCCCTGGGTTTTGATTGCCACCATCCTGATGCAAGATTTACCTGGAGTAGATTCAGACTACCTCATAGAAAAGACTTCCTGGCTGCGAAGCTTAGCACTGTTGTTTGGGGCTTTCCTTGACTGGCCTG GTCATGTACCAACCAGCAAGGTTGTTACCTCCAGTGTTGCCTTGCATCACAACATCGTTAGGAGTGTGAATGGACGAGTTGTGCTGATTGATGAAGAGAAACCGAATGATAATAGTCCAGATGATCTGGTCTTCAAGAAAGCAGTCACGGTTCTGATGTGCGCATCGTACAGGAATCAGATCATGCACGTGTTTATACGTCCGGCATTGGTGGCAGCTGCAATTCATATTGCGTGTAACTCAAGAAAAG aagaaGTATTTAACAACTTCAGCTTTCTTCGTGAACTTTTTGCCAATGAATTCATTTTCTGTCCAGGAAATGCTGTGCAG GACTTTGAGGACGGATGTTACTTACTTGTGAAGAGTGATGCTGTTCAAATACTAAAGCAAGACTTTGTGGTAACTGAGACTGGCCAATCAACCATTTCCTTTCTGGTAGCTATGCTGAGGCCCTTTCTGGAAGGCTATCAG GTAGTGTGCAAGTACCTATCTGAAGAAGTAACTGCAGGATTCACTGAGAAGCAATATGTTCCTGCAGTCCGCGTCTTTGCAGTAAAGATGATCATATCAG GAAGCCTTAAATCCTATGACGTCCTTTCATCTGACTTGCAAAAAAATTGTTTGGCAGCCTTACTAAGACTGAACGTTTTGAGGAAAACCAAGCT agcCGACCAGATTACTATCAAAGTAAACAAGGCAGCTGTTACCAGATTAGTGGACACACTTg ATGGAAAAACACCTGTCCAAAAAGCAGCCCTTGCAAGACTTTAA
- the c6h1orf131 gene encoding uncharacterized protein C1orf131 homolog isoform X1, which produces MSQKTHRRDTDTEECFLDTVLNNLYDFGEDTGKKRKKNSKTKNGTKCNEERLADSEPVGLDTDSVDIDRAFKSIGVPEQKGKKDVISNFSCSKNSHTGMASPQTVSAKKQAQVEVVMFHNPSKKTASPQAPVSNSKTLLQVAEKNEEKKMDTEVFNLEKARLEVHRFGITGYKKEQQRVFEQERAIMLGAKAPKREYVNYKVYQETIKEKRVKEQEVTKTESKSELMKKKKKREQDERTKKKKSGSSILPNGQVGRFKNGTLILSPVEIKKIKSSRVIK; this is translated from the exons ATGAGTCAAAAAACACATCGCCGCGACACAGACACGGAGGAGTGTTTCCTCGACACCGTGTTAAACAATCTTTATGATTTTG GTGAGGAtacaggaaagaaaagaaaaaagaattccAAAACGAAAAACGGAACAAAATGTAATGAAGAGAGACTGGCAGATTCTGAACCTGTGGGTTTGGATACTGACAGTGTTGACATAGACAGAGCCTTCAAAAGCATTGGTGTTCCAGAACAGAAGGGCAAAAAGGATGTAATTTCTAACTTTTCTTGTAGTAAAAACAGCCATACAGGAATGGCCAGCCCACAAACAGTTTCAGCAAAAAAACAAGCTCAGGTTGAAGTTGTGATGTTTCACAATCCTTCCAAAAAGACTGCAAGTCCACAGGCACCTGTCTCTAACTCTAAG actctTTTACAggttgctgaaaaaaatgaagaaaagaaaatggacaCAGAAGTTTTTAACCTCGAAAAG GCTCGCCTGGAGGTTCACAGATTTGGCATCACAGGTTACAAGAAGGAACAGCAAAGAGTTTTTGAACAAGAACGAGCAATAATGCTTGGAGCAAAG GCCCCAAAACGGGAATATGTCAACTACAAAGTTTACCAGGAAACGATCAAAGAGAAGAGGGTAAAGGAACAGGAAGTCACAAAAACG GAGTCCAAGTCTGAGttgatgaagaaaaagaaaaagcgaGAGCAGGACGAAAG AACTAAAAAGAAGAAGTCAGGATCAAGCATACTGCCTAATGGACAGGTTGGGCGGTTTAAGAACGGAACATTGATTCTCAGccctgttgaaataaaaaaaatcaaatcatcaAGGGTGATTAAATGA
- the gnpat gene encoding dihydroxyacetone phosphate acyltransferase isoform X2: protein MASKTLYSEPRLKKRDDFEDILEERRNSSDVRYALKCYTPLLYKGITPCKASMLKTTVLKSDHVHYVIQQLSKEMGESPDIIKEEAAEILEEMAQSLHLGIIRFFAFTLSKTFKKLFQRVKVNEEGIQRLQQAIQEHPVVLLPSHRSYIDFLMMSYILYTYDLSLPVIASGMDFLGMKIVGEMLRMSGAFFMRRSFGGDRLYWAVFSEYVKTILRIGYAPVEFFLEGTRSRTCKSLTPKLGLLNIVTEPFLKGEVFDVSLVPISISYERILEESLYAHELLGVPKPKETTSGLLKARKMLSDDFGSIHIYFGHPVSLRSLAKEKINRSDFNLVPRHIPRKPTEDIQAFVNDTGYRMVHLQQENMVVSPWVLIATILMQDLPGVDSDYLIEKTSWLRSLALLFGAFLDWPGHVPTSKVVTSSVALHHNIVRSVNGRVVLIDEEKPNDNSPDDLVFKKAVTVLMCASYRNQIMHVFIRPALVAAAIHIACNSRKEEVFNNFSFLRELFANEFIFCPGNAVQDFEDGCYLLVKSDAVQILKQDFVVTETGQSTISFLVAMLRPFLEGYQVVCKYLSEEVTAGFTEKQYVPAVRVFAVKMIISGSLKSYDVLSSDLQKNCLAALLRLNVLRKTKLADQITIKVNKAAVTRLVDTLG, encoded by the exons ATGGCATCTAAAACCCTGTATTCG GAGCCAAGGTTAAAGAAGAGAGATGATTTTGAAGATATCTTGGAAGAAAGAAGGAACTCCAGTGACGTGAGATATGCCCTGAAATGTTATACGCCATTGCTGTACAAGGGAATCACACCTTGTAAAGCAAGCATGCTCAAAACTACTGTTCTCAAGTCAGACCATGTACACTATGTTATTCAGCAG TTGTCAAAGGAGATGGGGGAATCCCCAGATATCATCAAAGAAGAAGCAGCTGAAATCCTGGAAGAGATGGCGCAAAGTCTTCACCTCGGTATCATCCGATTCTTTGCATTCACATTAAGCAAAACCTTTAAAAAACTCTTTCAGAGAGTGAAAGTCAATGAAGAAGGCATTCAAAGA TTACAACAAGCTATTCAGGAGCATCCAGTGGTCTTGCTTCCCAGTCACCGCAGTTACATAGACTTCCTCATGATGTCCTATATTCTCTATACCTATGACCTTTCCTTGCCCGTTATTGCTTCTGGAATGG ACTTCCTGGGAATGAAGATAGTAGGTGAGATGTTACGCATGTCAGGAGCCTTTTTCATGCGTCGTTCATTTGGTGGAGACAGACTCTATTGGGCTGTCTTTTCCGAATATGTGAAAACCATATTAAGg ATCGGTTATGCTCCAGTTGAGTTCTTTTTGGAAGGAACTCGAAGTCGCACTTGTAAGTCACTGACCCCCAAGTTAG gtctACTTAATATTGTGACGGAGCCATTTTTAAAAGGGGAGGTTTTTGATGTCAGCCTTGTTCCAATCAGTATTAGCTATGAAAGGATACTGGAAGAATCCTTGTATGCACATGAGCTTCTGGGAGTCCCTAAACCAAAAGAGACTACCTCA ggtcTTTTAAAAGCCAGAAAAATGCTCAGTGATGATTTTGGCAGCATACACATATACTTTGGGCATCCTGTATCCCTCCGAAGTTTGGCAAAGGAAAAGATAAATCGTTCTGATTTCAACTTGGTTCCCAG ACATATTCCAAGAAAACCAACAGAAGACATCCAAGCCTTTGTCAACGATACAGGCTACAGGATGGTGCATCTTCAGCAAGAAAACATGGTTGTCAGTCCCTGGGTTTTGATTGCCACCATCCTGATGCAAGATTTACCTGGAGTAGATTCAGACTACCTCATAGAAAAGACTTCCTGGCTGCGAAGCTTAGCACTGTTGTTTGGGGCTTTCCTTGACTGGCCTG GTCATGTACCAACCAGCAAGGTTGTTACCTCCAGTGTTGCCTTGCATCACAACATCGTTAGGAGTGTGAATGGACGAGTTGTGCTGATTGATGAAGAGAAACCGAATGATAATAGTCCAGATGATCTGGTCTTCAAGAAAGCAGTCACGGTTCTGATGTGCGCATCGTACAGGAATCAGATCATGCACGTGTTTATACGTCCGGCATTGGTGGCAGCTGCAATTCATATTGCGTGTAACTCAAGAAAAG aagaaGTATTTAACAACTTCAGCTTTCTTCGTGAACTTTTTGCCAATGAATTCATTTTCTGTCCAGGAAATGCTGTGCAG GACTTTGAGGACGGATGTTACTTACTTGTGAAGAGTGATGCTGTTCAAATACTAAAGCAAGACTTTGTGGTAACTGAGACTGGCCAATCAACCATTTCCTTTCTGGTAGCTATGCTGAGGCCCTTTCTGGAAGGCTATCAG GTAGTGTGCAAGTACCTATCTGAAGAAGTAACTGCAGGATTCACTGAGAAGCAATATGTTCCTGCAGTCCGCGTCTTTGCAGTAAAGATGATCATATCAG GAAGCCTTAAATCCTATGACGTCCTTTCATCTGACTTGCAAAAAAATTGTTTGGCAGCCTTACTAAGACTGAACGTTTTGAGGAAAACCAAGCT agcCGACCAGATTACTATCAAAGTAAACAAGGCAGCTGTTACCAGATTAGTGGACACACTTg GGTGA
- the gnpat gene encoding dihydroxyacetone phosphate acyltransferase isoform X3 — MASKTLYSLSKEMGESPDIIKEEAAEILEEMAQSLHLGIIRFFAFTLSKTFKKLFQRVKVNEEGIQRLQQAIQEHPVVLLPSHRSYIDFLMMSYILYTYDLSLPVIASGMDFLGMKIVGEMLRMSGAFFMRRSFGGDRLYWAVFSEYVKTILRIGYAPVEFFLEGTRSRTCKSLTPKLGLLNIVTEPFLKGEVFDVSLVPISISYERILEESLYAHELLGVPKPKETTSGLLKARKMLSDDFGSIHIYFGHPVSLRSLAKEKINRSDFNLVPRHIPRKPTEDIQAFVNDTGYRMVHLQQENMVVSPWVLIATILMQDLPGVDSDYLIEKTSWLRSLALLFGAFLDWPGHVPTSKVVTSSVALHHNIVRSVNGRVVLIDEEKPNDNSPDDLVFKKAVTVLMCASYRNQIMHVFIRPALVAAAIHIACNSRKEEVFNNFSFLRELFANEFIFCPGNAVQDFEDGCYLLVKSDAVQILKQDFVVTETGQSTISFLVAMLRPFLEGYQVVCKYLSEEVTAGFTEKQYVPAVRVFAVKMIISGSLKSYDVLSSDLQKNCLAALLRLNVLRKTKLADQITIKVNKAAVTRLVDTLDGKTPVQKAALARL; from the exons ATGGCATCTAAAACCCTGTATTCG TTGTCAAAGGAGATGGGGGAATCCCCAGATATCATCAAAGAAGAAGCAGCTGAAATCCTGGAAGAGATGGCGCAAAGTCTTCACCTCGGTATCATCCGATTCTTTGCATTCACATTAAGCAAAACCTTTAAAAAACTCTTTCAGAGAGTGAAAGTCAATGAAGAAGGCATTCAAAGA TTACAACAAGCTATTCAGGAGCATCCAGTGGTCTTGCTTCCCAGTCACCGCAGTTACATAGACTTCCTCATGATGTCCTATATTCTCTATACCTATGACCTTTCCTTGCCCGTTATTGCTTCTGGAATGG ACTTCCTGGGAATGAAGATAGTAGGTGAGATGTTACGCATGTCAGGAGCCTTTTTCATGCGTCGTTCATTTGGTGGAGACAGACTCTATTGGGCTGTCTTTTCCGAATATGTGAAAACCATATTAAGg ATCGGTTATGCTCCAGTTGAGTTCTTTTTGGAAGGAACTCGAAGTCGCACTTGTAAGTCACTGACCCCCAAGTTAG gtctACTTAATATTGTGACGGAGCCATTTTTAAAAGGGGAGGTTTTTGATGTCAGCCTTGTTCCAATCAGTATTAGCTATGAAAGGATACTGGAAGAATCCTTGTATGCACATGAGCTTCTGGGAGTCCCTAAACCAAAAGAGACTACCTCA ggtcTTTTAAAAGCCAGAAAAATGCTCAGTGATGATTTTGGCAGCATACACATATACTTTGGGCATCCTGTATCCCTCCGAAGTTTGGCAAAGGAAAAGATAAATCGTTCTGATTTCAACTTGGTTCCCAG ACATATTCCAAGAAAACCAACAGAAGACATCCAAGCCTTTGTCAACGATACAGGCTACAGGATGGTGCATCTTCAGCAAGAAAACATGGTTGTCAGTCCCTGGGTTTTGATTGCCACCATCCTGATGCAAGATTTACCTGGAGTAGATTCAGACTACCTCATAGAAAAGACTTCCTGGCTGCGAAGCTTAGCACTGTTGTTTGGGGCTTTCCTTGACTGGCCTG GTCATGTACCAACCAGCAAGGTTGTTACCTCCAGTGTTGCCTTGCATCACAACATCGTTAGGAGTGTGAATGGACGAGTTGTGCTGATTGATGAAGAGAAACCGAATGATAATAGTCCAGATGATCTGGTCTTCAAGAAAGCAGTCACGGTTCTGATGTGCGCATCGTACAGGAATCAGATCATGCACGTGTTTATACGTCCGGCATTGGTGGCAGCTGCAATTCATATTGCGTGTAACTCAAGAAAAG aagaaGTATTTAACAACTTCAGCTTTCTTCGTGAACTTTTTGCCAATGAATTCATTTTCTGTCCAGGAAATGCTGTGCAG GACTTTGAGGACGGATGTTACTTACTTGTGAAGAGTGATGCTGTTCAAATACTAAAGCAAGACTTTGTGGTAACTGAGACTGGCCAATCAACCATTTCCTTTCTGGTAGCTATGCTGAGGCCCTTTCTGGAAGGCTATCAG GTAGTGTGCAAGTACCTATCTGAAGAAGTAACTGCAGGATTCACTGAGAAGCAATATGTTCCTGCAGTCCGCGTCTTTGCAGTAAAGATGATCATATCAG GAAGCCTTAAATCCTATGACGTCCTTTCATCTGACTTGCAAAAAAATTGTTTGGCAGCCTTACTAAGACTGAACGTTTTGAGGAAAACCAAGCT agcCGACCAGATTACTATCAAAGTAAACAAGGCAGCTGTTACCAGATTAGTGGACACACTTg ATGGAAAAACACCTGTCCAAAAAGCAGCCCTTGCAAGACTTTAA
- the c6h1orf131 gene encoding uncharacterized protein C1orf131 homolog isoform X2: MSQKTHRRDTDTEECFLDTVLNNLYDFGEDTGKKRKKNSKTKNGTKCNEERLADSEPVGLDTDSVDIDRAFKSIGVPEQKGKKDVISNFSCSKNSHTGMASPQTVSAKKQAQVEVVMFHNPSKKTASPQAPVSNSKVAEKNEEKKMDTEVFNLEKARLEVHRFGITGYKKEQQRVFEQERAIMLGAKAPKREYVNYKVYQETIKEKRVKEQEVTKTESKSELMKKKKKREQDERTKKKKSGSSILPNGQVGRFKNGTLILSPVEIKKIKSSRVIK; encoded by the exons ATGAGTCAAAAAACACATCGCCGCGACACAGACACGGAGGAGTGTTTCCTCGACACCGTGTTAAACAATCTTTATGATTTTG GTGAGGAtacaggaaagaaaagaaaaaagaattccAAAACGAAAAACGGAACAAAATGTAATGAAGAGAGACTGGCAGATTCTGAACCTGTGGGTTTGGATACTGACAGTGTTGACATAGACAGAGCCTTCAAAAGCATTGGTGTTCCAGAACAGAAGGGCAAAAAGGATGTAATTTCTAACTTTTCTTGTAGTAAAAACAGCCATACAGGAATGGCCAGCCCACAAACAGTTTCAGCAAAAAAACAAGCTCAGGTTGAAGTTGTGATGTTTCACAATCCTTCCAAAAAGACTGCAAGTCCACAGGCACCTGTCTCTAACTCTAAG gttgctgaaaaaaatgaagaaaagaaaatggacaCAGAAGTTTTTAACCTCGAAAAG GCTCGCCTGGAGGTTCACAGATTTGGCATCACAGGTTACAAGAAGGAACAGCAAAGAGTTTTTGAACAAGAACGAGCAATAATGCTTGGAGCAAAG GCCCCAAAACGGGAATATGTCAACTACAAAGTTTACCAGGAAACGATCAAAGAGAAGAGGGTAAAGGAACAGGAAGTCACAAAAACG GAGTCCAAGTCTGAGttgatgaagaaaaagaaaaagcgaGAGCAGGACGAAAG AACTAAAAAGAAGAAGTCAGGATCAAGCATACTGCCTAATGGACAGGTTGGGCGGTTTAAGAACGGAACATTGATTCTCAGccctgttgaaataaaaaaaatcaaatcatcaAGGGTGATTAAATGA